A DNA window from Bradyrhizobium sp. CCBAU 53421 contains the following coding sequences:
- a CDS encoding efflux RND transporter permease subunit, with the protein MNLSKFFIDRPIFAGVLSILIFLAGLISLVAMPISEYPDVVPPSVVVRATYPGANPKVIAETVATPIEEQINGVEGMLYMSSQATTDGAMTLTVTFRLGTDPDKATQLVQNRVQQAEPRLPAVVRQLGIITKKSSPDLTMVVHLLSPNNRYDMTYLRNYAVLNVKDRLARIDGVGDVQLYGAGDYSMRVWVDPQKAAEHALTASDVVRAIQAQNVEAAAGVVGSSPSVKGLDLQLSVNAEGRLSTEEQFGDIVVKTGAAGEVVRLRDVARIELGASEYGLRSLLDNKQAVAIPIFQAPGSNALEISDHVRATMAEIKKNMPEGVSYQIVYDPTQFVRSSIEAVIHTLLEAIALVVLVVILFLQTWRASIIPLIAVPVSIVGTFAVMHVFGFSINALSLFGLVLAIGIVVDDAIVVVENVERNIESGLSPRDATNQAMREVSGPIIAIALVLIAVFVPLAFISGLTGQFYKQFALTIAISTVISAINSLTLSPALSALLLKGHHEPKDWLTRIMERSLGWFFRGFNKVFTKSSENYGRTVTKVIYGKAVVIGLYVLLIGLTGVLFKQVPSGFVPGQDKQYLVGFARLPDGATLDRTEEVIRKMSDIALTQPGVESSVAFPGLSISGFTNSSNAGIVFSTLKPFEERKDPSLSGPAIAMALNKKYAGIQDAFIAMFPPPPVNGLGTIGGFKLQIEDRAGLGYGALNDATKAFMAAMQKAPEIAGVFSSFQVNVPQLFADIDRTKALQLGVPVTEVFNTLQIYLGSYYVNDFNKFGRTYSVYVQADAPFRARADDIRQLKVRSSSGDMVPLSALLKVRQSAGPERAIRYNGFLSSDINAAAAPGYSSGQAQEAATRIAAEVLPPGFAFEWTDLTYQEFIAGNSGIWVFPLAILLVFLVLAALYESLALPLSIIMIVPMGLLAAMFGVWLSKGDNNVFTQIGLIVLVGLSAKNAILIVEFARELEFAGRSPIRAAIEASRLRLRPILMTSMAFIMGVLPLVLSTGAGSEMRRAMGVAVFSGMIGVTVFGLFLTPVFYVLLRTITGMKPLTQHGEATIPGKAHAA; encoded by the coding sequence ATGAATCTCTCCAAATTCTTCATCGACCGGCCGATCTTCGCCGGCGTGCTATCGATCCTGATCTTCCTGGCCGGCCTGATCTCGCTGGTGGCGATGCCGATCTCGGAATACCCCGACGTGGTGCCGCCGTCGGTCGTGGTGCGCGCGACCTATCCCGGCGCCAATCCGAAGGTGATCGCCGAGACGGTCGCAACCCCGATCGAGGAGCAGATCAACGGCGTCGAGGGCATGCTCTATATGTCGAGCCAGGCGACCACCGACGGCGCGATGACGCTGACAGTGACGTTCCGGCTCGGCACCGACCCCGACAAGGCCACCCAGCTGGTGCAGAACCGCGTGCAGCAGGCCGAGCCCCGCCTGCCGGCCGTGGTGCGCCAGCTCGGCATCATCACCAAGAAGAGTTCGCCCGACCTCACCATGGTCGTGCATCTGCTGTCGCCGAACAACCGCTACGACATGACGTATCTGCGCAACTACGCAGTGCTCAACGTCAAGGACCGGCTGGCGCGGATCGACGGCGTCGGCGACGTCCAGCTCTACGGCGCCGGCGACTATTCGATGCGGGTCTGGGTCGATCCGCAGAAGGCCGCCGAGCATGCGCTGACTGCGAGCGACGTGGTGCGCGCGATCCAGGCCCAGAACGTCGAGGCCGCGGCCGGCGTGGTCGGCTCCTCGCCGAGCGTCAAGGGCCTTGACCTGCAGCTCTCCGTCAACGCCGAGGGACGGCTGTCGACCGAGGAGCAGTTCGGCGACATCGTGGTGAAGACCGGTGCGGCCGGCGAGGTGGTGCGGCTGCGCGACGTCGCGCGGATCGAGCTCGGCGCCTCCGAATACGGCCTGCGGTCGCTGCTCGACAACAAGCAGGCGGTCGCGATCCCGATCTTCCAGGCGCCGGGCTCCAACGCGCTGGAGATCTCCGATCATGTCCGCGCGACGATGGCCGAGATCAAGAAGAACATGCCGGAAGGCGTGTCTTACCAGATCGTGTACGATCCGACGCAGTTCGTGCGCTCCTCGATCGAGGCCGTCATCCACACGCTGCTGGAGGCGATCGCGCTGGTCGTGCTGGTCGTGATCCTGTTCCTGCAGACCTGGCGCGCCTCGATCATTCCGCTGATCGCGGTTCCGGTGTCGATCGTCGGCACCTTCGCGGTGATGCATGTGTTCGGCTTCTCGATCAACGCGCTCAGCCTGTTCGGCCTGGTGCTGGCGATCGGCATCGTGGTCGACGACGCCATCGTCGTGGTCGAGAACGTCGAGCGCAACATCGAATCCGGCCTGTCGCCGCGCGATGCCACCAACCAGGCAATGCGCGAAGTGTCCGGCCCGATCATCGCGATCGCGCTGGTGCTGATCGCGGTGTTCGTGCCGCTCGCCTTCATCTCCGGCCTCACCGGACAGTTCTACAAGCAGTTCGCGCTGACGATCGCGATCTCGACCGTGATCTCGGCGATCAATTCGCTGACGCTGTCGCCGGCGCTGTCGGCGCTGCTGCTCAAGGGGCATCACGAACCGAAGGACTGGCTGACCCGGATCATGGAGAGGTCGCTGGGCTGGTTCTTCCGCGGCTTCAACAAGGTCTTCACCAAGTCGTCCGAGAATTACGGCCGCACCGTCACCAAGGTGATCTACGGCAAGGCCGTGGTGATCGGCCTCTACGTGCTCTTGATCGGCCTGACCGGCGTGCTGTTCAAGCAGGTGCCGTCGGGCTTCGTGCCTGGTCAGGACAAGCAGTACCTGGTCGGCTTTGCGCGGCTGCCCGACGGTGCCACGCTCGACCGCACCGAGGAAGTGATCCGCAAGATGAGCGACATCGCGCTGACCCAGCCCGGTGTCGAAAGCTCGGTGGCGTTTCCCGGCCTGTCGATCTCCGGCTTCACCAACTCGTCCAACGCCGGCATCGTGTTCTCGACCCTGAAGCCGTTCGAGGAGCGCAAGGATCCGTCGCTCTCGGGACCTGCGATCGCGATGGCGCTGAACAAGAAGTATGCCGGCATCCAGGACGCCTTCATCGCCATGTTCCCGCCGCCGCCGGTCAACGGCCTCGGCACCATCGGCGGCTTCAAGCTGCAGATCGAGGACCGCGCCGGCCTCGGCTACGGGGCGCTGAACGACGCGACCAAGGCGTTCATGGCGGCGATGCAGAAAGCGCCGGAGATCGCCGGCGTGTTCTCGAGCTTCCAGGTCAACGTGCCGCAGCTGTTTGCCGACATCGACCGGACCAAGGCGTTGCAGCTCGGCGTGCCGGTCACGGAGGTGTTCAACACGCTGCAGATCTATCTCGGCTCGTACTACGTCAACGACTTCAATAAATTCGGCCGCACCTATTCGGTCTATGTCCAGGCCGACGCGCCGTTCCGCGCCCGCGCCGACGACATCAGGCAGCTGAAGGTGCGCTCGTCGTCGGGCGACATGGTGCCGCTGTCGGCGCTGCTGAAGGTCCGCCAGAGCGCGGGTCCGGAGCGTGCGATCCGCTACAACGGCTTCCTGTCGTCGGACATCAACGCCGCCGCGGCACCGGGCTATTCCTCCGGCCAGGCGCAGGAGGCGGCGACGCGGATCGCGGCCGAAGTGCTGCCGCCCGGCTTTGCCTTCGAATGGACCGACCTGACCTATCAGGAGTTCATCGCCGGCAATTCCGGAATCTGGGTGTTTCCGCTCGCGATCCTCCTGGTGTTCCTGGTGCTCGCCGCGCTCTATGAGAGCCTGGCGCTGCCGCTCTCGATCATCATGATCGTGCCGATGGGCCTGTTGGCGGCGATGTTCGGCGTCTGGCTCTCGAAGGGCGACAACAACGTCTTCACCCAGATTGGCCTGATCGTGCTGGTCGGATTGTCGGCCAAGAACGCCATCCTGATCGTCGAATTCGCGCGCGAGCTCGAATTCGCCGGACGCTCACCGATCCGCGCCGCGATCGAGGCGAGTCGCTTAAGGCTGCGGCCGATCCTGATGACGTCGATGGCGTTCATCATGGGCGTGCTGCCGCTGGTGTTGTCGACCGGCGCGGGCTCGGAGATGCGGCGCGCGATGGGCGTCGCGGTGTTCTCCGGTATGATCGGCGTCACCGTGTTCGGCCTGTTCCTGACGCCGGTGTTCTATGTGCTGCTGCGCACGATCACCGGGATGAAGCCGCTGACGCAACACGGCGAGGCGACCATCCCTGGAAAAGCACACGCGGCATGA
- the phnK gene encoding phosphonate C-P lyase system protein PhnK, with protein sequence MSELSSLDTDQPLLVAEGLAKNYGRLPACRDVSFALYPGEVLAIVGESGSGKSTLLQLLSAQLAPSAGRVSYRMRDGVLRDLAELGEAERRFLFRTDWGFVHQDPAQGLRMGVSAGANVGERLMAVGWNHYGRIRDTASTWLDRVEIDVGRIDDAPKTYSGGMRQRLQIARNLVTEPRLVFMDEPTGGLDVSVQARLLDLMRNLVSELGLAAIVVTHDLAVARLLSHRVMVMKGGRVIETGLTDQVLDDPREPYTQLLVSSILPP encoded by the coding sequence ATGTCTGAGCTTTCGAGCCTCGACACCGATCAGCCGCTGCTGGTGGCCGAGGGGCTTGCCAAGAATTACGGCCGGCTGCCGGCCTGCCGCGACGTCTCGTTCGCGCTCTATCCCGGCGAGGTGCTGGCGATCGTCGGCGAGTCCGGTTCGGGCAAGTCGACGCTGCTGCAACTGCTCTCGGCGCAGCTCGCGCCGAGTGCGGGACGGGTGTCCTACCGGATGCGCGACGGCGTGCTGCGCGATCTCGCCGAGCTCGGCGAAGCCGAGCGGCGCTTCCTGTTCCGCACCGACTGGGGCTTCGTGCATCAGGATCCGGCGCAAGGATTGCGCATGGGTGTTTCGGCCGGCGCCAATGTTGGCGAGCGGCTGATGGCGGTCGGCTGGAATCATTACGGCCGGATCCGCGACACCGCGTCGACCTGGCTCGACCGGGTCGAGATCGATGTCGGCCGCATCGACGATGCGCCGAAGACCTATTCCGGTGGCATGCGGCAGCGGCTGCAGATCGCGCGCAACCTCGTCACCGAGCCGCGGCTGGTGTTCATGGATGAGCCGACCGGCGGCCTCGACGTCTCGGTGCAGGCGCGCCTGCTCGACCTGATGCGCAATCTCGTCAGCGAACTCGGCCTTGCCGCTATCGTCGTGACCCACGATCTCGCGGTCGCGAGGCTGCTGTCGCATCGCGTGATGGTGATGAAGGGCGGCCGCGTCATCGAGACCGGTCTCACCGACCAGGTGCTCGACGATCCCCGCGAGCCCTATACCCAGCTGCTCGTTTCCTCGATACTGCCGCCATGA
- the phnL gene encoding phosphonate C-P lyase system protein PhnL translates to MTAMIELANAEKTFTMHLQGGVELPVVRGVSFHVEPGECVVLSGPSGAGKSSILKMIFGNYRCDSGRIGIRHHGKVVDLATAEPRQVLSIRRSTIGYVSQFLRAVPRVATIDVVAEPLIVNGVAREEARERAGQLLRRLNIPERLWTLPPSTFSGGEQQRVNIARGFISDLPILLLDEPTASLDAANRAVVVELIAEKKTRGVAMVAIVHDDEIRHLIADRIVDVTSFAAAA, encoded by the coding sequence ATGACCGCGATGATCGAACTTGCCAACGCCGAGAAGACCTTCACCATGCATTTGCAGGGCGGCGTCGAGCTGCCCGTGGTGCGCGGAGTCTCGTTCCACGTCGAGCCGGGCGAATGCGTGGTGCTGTCGGGCCCGTCGGGCGCCGGCAAATCCTCGATCCTGAAGATGATCTTCGGCAATTACCGCTGCGACAGCGGCCGGATCGGCATCCGTCACCACGGCAAGGTTGTCGACCTTGCGACCGCCGAGCCGCGCCAGGTGCTGAGCATCCGCCGCTCGACCATTGGCTATGTCAGCCAATTCCTGCGCGCGGTGCCGAGGGTGGCGACCATCGACGTCGTCGCCGAGCCGCTGATCGTCAACGGCGTGGCGCGCGAGGAAGCCCGCGAGCGCGCCGGGCAATTGCTGCGTCGGCTCAACATTCCGGAGCGGCTGTGGACCTTGCCGCCCTCGACCTTCTCCGGCGGCGAGCAGCAGCGCGTCAACATCGCGCGCGGCTTCATTTCCGACCTGCCGATCCTGCTGCTGGACGAGCCGACCGCATCGCTCGATGCGGCGAATCGCGCAGTGGTGGTCGAGCTGATTGCGGAGAAGAAAACCAGGGGCGTCGCGATGGTCGCGATTGTCCATGACGACGAAATCCGCCATCTGATTGCCGACCGTATCGTCGACGTGACCTCGTTCGCCGCCGCTGCCTGA
- a CDS encoding SulP family inorganic anion transporter, protein MNHWTGWLPGLDTLRRYEAAWLRHDVFAGLVLATMLVPVGIAYAEASGLPGIYGLYATIIPLLVYALFGPSRILVLGPDSALAAVILGVVVPLSGGDPRRAAALAAMMAIVSGTVCIVAGIARLGFLTELLSKPIRYGYMNGIALTVLISQLPKLFGFSIESDGPLRSVWAIGGAILDGKTNWVALGIGLATLAAILLLARNKRLPSILIAVVAATVVTGVFDLGARYGVKILGPLPEGLPGFAIPWIGYGDIVQVLIGGCAVALVSFADTSVLSRSYAARLGDRVDPNQEMVGLGAANLAAGFFQGFPISSSSSRTPVAEAAGARTQLTSVIGALAIAFLLLMAPNLLEHLPNAALAAVVIAAALGLFEIGDLRRIYRIQQWEFWLSVVCFVGVAVLGVIPGIGLAIVLAIVEFLWDGWRPHSAVLGRASGVKGYHDITRYPGARQVPGLVLFRWDAPLFFANAEFFKERALDAVAKSPTPVRWLVVAAEPVTSVDVTAGDILTELDEALHAQKIELCFAELKDPVKDKLKKFGLLAQLGEDNFFPTIGAAVSRYLEINTDVTWEDWEDRADA, encoded by the coding sequence ATGAATCATTGGACCGGCTGGCTGCCAGGTCTCGACACGCTCCGTCGATATGAAGCGGCGTGGCTTCGACACGACGTCTTTGCCGGGCTTGTGCTCGCGACCATGCTGGTCCCGGTCGGCATCGCCTATGCGGAAGCGTCGGGCTTGCCCGGCATCTACGGGCTTTACGCAACGATCATCCCACTCCTCGTCTACGCGTTGTTCGGACCGAGCCGCATCCTCGTGCTGGGACCGGACTCGGCGCTTGCAGCCGTCATCCTCGGCGTTGTCGTTCCGCTGTCGGGCGGCGATCCCCGGCGCGCGGCAGCGCTGGCCGCCATGATGGCCATCGTCTCCGGGACGGTCTGCATCGTGGCCGGCATCGCGCGGCTGGGATTCCTGACCGAGCTGCTGTCCAAGCCGATCCGCTACGGTTACATGAACGGCATTGCCCTGACCGTGCTGATCAGCCAGCTGCCGAAGCTGTTCGGCTTCTCGATCGAAAGCGATGGACCTCTGCGCAGCGTCTGGGCGATCGGCGGAGCGATCCTTGACGGAAAGACAAATTGGGTCGCCCTCGGGATCGGCTTGGCCACCCTGGCGGCGATCCTGCTGCTCGCGCGCAACAAACGGCTACCGAGCATTCTGATTGCGGTCGTCGCGGCAACGGTCGTCACGGGGGTCTTCGATCTCGGCGCGCGCTATGGCGTAAAGATTCTGGGTCCGCTTCCGGAAGGCTTGCCGGGTTTTGCCATCCCCTGGATCGGCTATGGCGACATCGTGCAGGTGCTGATCGGCGGGTGCGCGGTCGCGCTGGTGTCATTCGCCGACACCAGCGTGCTGTCCCGGTCCTATGCGGCGAGATTGGGTGATCGCGTCGATCCCAACCAGGAGATGGTGGGGCTCGGCGCAGCCAATCTGGCGGCCGGCTTTTTTCAGGGCTTTCCGATCAGCAGCAGCAGCTCGCGCACGCCTGTCGCAGAAGCTGCCGGAGCGCGCACCCAATTGACCAGTGTCATCGGCGCGCTTGCCATCGCCTTTTTGCTGCTGATGGCGCCAAATCTGCTCGAGCATCTGCCCAACGCCGCGCTGGCCGCCGTCGTCATCGCCGCCGCACTCGGCCTGTTCGAGATCGGCGACCTCAGGCGAATCTACCGCATTCAGCAGTGGGAGTTCTGGCTATCGGTGGTTTGCTTTGTCGGCGTGGCCGTGCTGGGGGTGATTCCGGGAATTGGCCTTGCCATCGTGCTCGCCATCGTCGAGTTCCTGTGGGACGGCTGGCGGCCGCATTCCGCCGTGCTGGGCCGCGCCTCCGGCGTCAAGGGTTATCACGACATCACTCGATATCCGGGCGCCCGCCAAGTCCCCGGGCTGGTGCTGTTCCGGTGGGATGCGCCGCTATTCTTCGCCAACGCCGAGTTCTTCAAGGAGCGCGCGCTGGATGCCGTGGCAAAATCTCCGACGCCGGTGCGCTGGCTGGTGGTCGCGGCCGAGCCGGTCACCAGTGTGGACGTGACCGCCGGCGACATTCTCACCGAGCTGGACGAGGCGTTGCACGCACAGAAGATCGAGCTGTGCTTTGCCGAGCTCAAGGATCCCGTCAAGGACAAGCTGAAGAAATTCGGCCTGCTGGCACAGCTTGGCGAGGACAACTTCTTCCCGACCATCGGCGCCGCGGTTTCGCGCTACCTCGAAATCAATACCGACGTGACCTGGGAGGACTGGGAAGACCGGGCTGACGCCTAG
- a CDS encoding pyridoxamine 5'-phosphate oxidase family protein — MSVISTIEQLEAIYGFPNDASTVKVADHVTPLYRVLIEKSPFVSLATSGPEGLDCSPRGDLPGFVRIHDAKTLMMPDRRGNNRCDSLRNIVRDPRVGLLFLIPGSGSTLRVNGRAYVSAEPELLASFKTEGKAPRTVIVMTVDEIYFQCARAIVRFDLWNPDKRVDPNALPTPGQILAEMSEHTVGGEKYDREWPERARQTMW; from the coding sequence ATGTCGGTGATTTCCACGATCGAGCAGCTTGAGGCGATCTACGGCTTTCCGAACGACGCGTCGACCGTGAAGGTCGCCGATCACGTCACGCCGCTCTATCGCGTGCTCATCGAGAAGTCGCCATTCGTGTCGCTTGCGACCTCCGGCCCCGAGGGGCTCGATTGCTCGCCGCGCGGCGACCTGCCAGGCTTCGTGCGCATCCACGATGCGAAGACGCTGATGATGCCGGATCGGCGCGGCAACAATCGCTGCGATTCGCTGCGCAACATCGTGCGCGATCCCCGTGTCGGGCTGCTGTTCCTGATCCCGGGCTCGGGCAGCACGCTGCGGGTCAACGGACGCGCCTATGTCTCGGCCGAGCCGGAGCTCCTCGCCTCCTTCAAGACGGAAGGCAAGGCGCCGCGCACGGTGATCGTGATGACCGTTGACGAGATCTATTTCCAGTGCGCCCGCGCGATCGTGCGCTTCGACCTCTGGAATCCGGACAAGCGGGTTGATCCGAACGCCTTGCCGACGCCAGGCCAGATCCTCGCCGAGATGAGCGAGCACACGGTCGGCGGTGAAAAATACGATCGCGAATGGCCGGAGCGCGCGCGGCAGACGATGTGGTGA
- the phnN gene encoding phosphonate metabolism protein/1,5-bisphosphokinase (PRPP-forming) PhnN yields the protein MSEVPAVAAQHATTIGPGRLILVVGPSGAGKDTLLGLAKAACADDRDVVFPRRLITREASVSEDNQEVSAEAFQRAVAAGDYAMHWEAHGHRYGLSRAINNEIRAGRSVIANVSRTVIAAARRNYANAVVVLVTAPPDVLAARLAMRARSSDGLLAQRLARTVDESTSTPDFTIVNSGTAEYHARQLVRIIKGERWDE from the coding sequence ATGAGCGAAGTCCCTGCCGTCGCCGCGCAGCACGCCACCACGATCGGGCCAGGCCGGTTGATCCTGGTGGTCGGCCCGAGCGGTGCGGGCAAGGACACGCTGCTGGGACTGGCGAAGGCGGCCTGCGCCGACGATCGCGACGTCGTGTTTCCGCGTCGCCTGATCACCCGCGAGGCCTCAGTGTCGGAAGACAATCAAGAGGTCAGCGCGGAAGCTTTCCAGCGCGCGGTCGCTGCCGGCGACTATGCGATGCACTGGGAAGCCCATGGCCATCGCTATGGACTGTCGCGGGCGATCAATAATGAGATCCGGGCCGGACGCAGCGTGATCGCGAACGTCTCGCGCACGGTGATCGCGGCGGCGCGCCGCAATTATGCCAATGCCGTCGTGGTGTTGGTCACGGCACCGCCGGATGTGCTGGCCGCGCGGCTTGCGATGCGGGCACGCAGCAGCGACGGCCTTCTCGCGCAGCGGCTGGCCCGCACCGTCGACGAGAGCACGTCGACGCCCGATTTCACCATCGTCAATTCCGGCACCGCCGAATATCACGCGCGACAGCTTGTCCGCATCATCAAGGGCGAACGCTGGGATGAGTAG
- a CDS encoding alpha-D-ribose 1-methylphosphonate 5-triphosphate diphosphatase → MTAKQDTIIGNARLVLADRVIEQGWVAISDGKITEFGEGRAPEAAEDAGGDLLMPGLIELHTDHLEMHYVPRPKVFWNPVAAVISYDGQLATSGITTVLDSLRVWREDGAEDVDGRAGVLAAAISAAREENLLRADHFLHLRCEVPMPDVVAEAKELIDRPDVRLMSLMDHTPGQRQFRDEVKLRDYYRGKGGGMTDAQLDVLFARRFAYQKEYAVANTRAIVALAHEYKIPLASHDDTTDENVVDAVNDRVAVAEFPTTMEAARGLHAAGIDILMGAPNVVRGGSHSGNIAAVDLANEGMLDILSSDYIPSSLLMAALQLPRHVPAIDLASAVRTVTKTPAEAVGLTDRGEIAVGRRADLIRVHVARDLPVVRSVWREGARVA, encoded by the coding sequence ATGACCGCCAAGCAAGACACCATCATCGGCAACGCCCGGCTGGTCCTCGCCGATCGCGTGATCGAGCAGGGCTGGGTTGCGATATCCGACGGCAAGATCACCGAGTTCGGCGAGGGCAGGGCGCCCGAGGCCGCGGAGGACGCCGGCGGCGATCTCCTGATGCCCGGGCTGATCGAGCTGCACACCGACCATCTCGAGATGCACTATGTGCCGCGGCCGAAGGTGTTCTGGAATCCGGTCGCCGCCGTGATCTCCTATGACGGGCAGCTCGCGACCTCGGGCATCACCACGGTGCTGGATTCGCTGCGGGTCTGGCGCGAGGACGGCGCCGAGGACGTCGACGGCCGCGCCGGCGTGCTGGCCGCGGCGATCTCGGCCGCGCGCGAGGAGAATCTGCTGCGCGCCGATCACTTCCTGCATCTGCGCTGTGAGGTGCCGATGCCCGATGTCGTCGCCGAGGCCAAGGAGCTGATCGACCGGCCCGACGTACGGCTGATGTCGCTGATGGATCACACGCCGGGCCAGCGCCAGTTCCGCGACGAGGTGAAGCTGCGCGACTACTATCGCGGCAAGGGCGGCGGCATGACCGACGCCCAGCTCGACGTGCTGTTCGCCCGGCGCTTCGCCTATCAGAAGGAATATGCGGTGGCGAACACCCGCGCGATCGTCGCGCTGGCGCATGAGTACAAGATTCCGCTGGCGAGCCATGATGACACCACGGACGAGAACGTGGTCGACGCCGTCAACGACAGGGTCGCAGTCGCGGAATTCCCGACCACGATGGAAGCCGCGCGCGGCCTGCACGCCGCCGGCATCGACATTCTGATGGGCGCGCCGAACGTGGTGCGCGGCGGCTCGCACTCCGGCAACATCGCCGCCGTCGATCTCGCCAATGAGGGCATGCTCGACATCCTGTCGTCGGACTACATCCCGTCGAGCCTCTTGATGGCGGCGCTGCAACTACCGCGGCATGTGCCGGCGATCGATCTTGCCTCCGCCGTCCGCACCGTGACCAAGACGCCGGCCGAAGCGGTTGGCCTCACCGATCGCGGCGAGATCGCGGTCGGCAGGCGCGCCGATCTGATCCGCGTCCACGTCGCGCGCGATCTGCCCGTGGTGCGCAGCGTGTGGCGCGAAGGAGCCAGGGTGGCATGA
- a CDS encoding TetR/AcrR family transcriptional regulator, protein MGMGRPRAFDADAALDRAMDVFWRHGYEGATIAQLTEAMSINPPSLYAAFGSKEGLLKAALDRYTEKRDAWMEKVLGASSAREVAERFLIEHADAQTDPANPPGCLLVQGGLACGTGSENVPFELAARRTRTEDQLRERFVRAKAERDLGESADPVTLARYLSAVTSGMCVMASSGADRNALREIAAVSLKAFDEQAKG, encoded by the coding sequence ATGGGAATGGGACGCCCCCGCGCCTTCGACGCGGACGCCGCTTTGGACCGGGCCATGGACGTGTTCTGGCGCCACGGTTACGAGGGCGCGACGATCGCGCAGCTCACCGAGGCGATGAGCATCAATCCACCCAGCCTCTATGCCGCCTTTGGCAGCAAGGAAGGCCTGCTAAAGGCTGCGCTCGACCGTTACACCGAAAAGCGCGATGCCTGGATGGAGAAGGTTTTGGGCGCCTCCAGCGCCCGCGAGGTCGCCGAACGATTTCTGATCGAGCACGCCGACGCCCAGACCGATCCCGCCAACCCGCCCGGCTGTCTGCTGGTCCAGGGCGGCCTGGCCTGCGGCACCGGCTCGGAGAACGTTCCATTCGAACTGGCGGCGCGCCGCACCCGCACCGAGGACCAGCTGCGCGAGCGCTTTGTCCGCGCCAAGGCCGAACGCGACCTCGGTGAAAGCGCCGATCCGGTCACGCTGGCCCGCTATCTCTCCGCGGTCACGTCGGGCATGTGCGTGATGGCCTCCTCGGGCGCCGACCGCAATGCGCTGCGCGAGATCGCGGCGGTGTCGCTGAAGGCGTTCGACGAGCAGGCGAAGGGGTAG
- a CDS encoding efflux RND transporter periplasmic adaptor subunit gives MPSSTQNPPTGRFRRVVGGVVIIGALAVAGSIATGHYFHAAQATATAAAPEPAVPVTVAVIQPRPTTLFDDFSGRLEAVDRVQLRPRVAGAILSTNFTEGALVKAGDILFKIDPAPYAAEVDRAQAQLEAAKARVVFTTSEVERGAQLVGNNIVTKRDFDQRDNANREAIANVKAAEAALQTAKLNLDYTEVRAPVDGRVGRIEVTVGNLVAAGTSSPVLTSLVSVNPIYASFDADEEVVLRALNSIADASGKRGNLDQIPVDMVTSGGLSAKGHIQLIDNQVNGQSGTIRVRAVFKNEDGRLIPGQFARVRMGQPKQQTLVMIDERAVGTDQDKKFVMLVGDDSRAVYRSVTLGGAVDGLRIVTAGLKSGDRIVVNGLQRVRPGALLKMEVAEMGARGMQQASTETNQHVVQR, from the coding sequence ATGCCCTCGTCAACCCAAAATCCCCCTACCGGCCGTTTCCGACGCGTCGTCGGCGGTGTCGTGATCATCGGCGCCCTTGCGGTGGCCGGTTCGATTGCAACCGGCCATTATTTCCATGCCGCACAGGCGACCGCCACTGCCGCCGCCCCTGAACCGGCGGTCCCGGTCACCGTGGCGGTGATCCAGCCGCGGCCGACCACCCTGTTCGACGACTTCTCGGGCCGGCTCGAGGCCGTCGACCGCGTCCAGCTGCGGCCACGGGTGGCCGGCGCGATCCTTTCGACCAACTTCACCGAGGGCGCGCTGGTGAAGGCCGGCGACATCCTGTTCAAGATCGACCCGGCGCCCTACGCGGCCGAGGTCGACCGCGCCCAGGCGCAGCTCGAGGCGGCCAAGGCCCGCGTGGTGTTCACCACGAGCGAGGTCGAGCGCGGCGCACAGCTGGTCGGCAACAACATCGTCACCAAGCGCGATTTCGACCAGCGCGACAACGCCAACCGCGAGGCGATCGCCAACGTCAAGGCCGCCGAAGCCGCGCTGCAGACCGCAAAGCTCAATCTCGACTACACCGAGGTCCGCGCACCGGTCGATGGCCGGGTCGGCCGGATCGAGGTCACCGTCGGCAATCTCGTTGCGGCCGGCACCTCGTCACCGGTCCTGACCTCGCTGGTTTCGGTCAATCCGATCTACGCGAGCTTCGACGCCGACGAGGAGGTCGTGCTGCGTGCGCTGAACTCGATCGCGGATGCTTCCGGCAAGCGTGGCAATCTCGATCAGATCCCGGTCGACATGGTGACGTCGGGCGGCCTCAGCGCCAAGGGGCATATCCAGCTGATCGACAACCAGGTCAACGGGCAGAGCGGCACCATCCGGGTCCGCGCCGTGTTCAAGAACGAAGACGGTCGGCTGATTCCGGGACAGTTCGCCCGCGTGCGGATGGGCCAGCCCAAGCAGCAGACCTTGGTGATGATCGACGAGCGGGCCGTCGGCACCGACCAGGACAAGAAGTTCGTCATGCTGGTCGGTGACGACAGCCGCGCGGTCTATCGTTCGGTCACGCTCGGCGGCGCGGTCGATGGCCTGCGGATCGTCACCGCCGGCCTGAAATCCGGCGACCGCATCGTCGTCAACGGTCTGCAGCGCGTGCGGCCCGGCGCCCTTCTGAAGATGGAAGTCGCCGAGATGGGCGCGCGCGGCATGCAGCAGGCATCCACTGAAACCAACCAGCACGTCGTGCAGCGCTAG